TTCTGACAGTAAAGAGAAGCAGCATTTCACAGAGCAGAAATCTACTCTTCAAAGTATTAGTGTTGTAACTTGGCAAGTCATGTCTTTATTTGTATAAAAACTCATCTCAACTCACTTTTAACTCATCAatctataatgtttttaaatgtaatggCTCAATTTctaattaaactgaaaaatcTCCTTTGGCTGACGAACAAGGAAGTGCGAGCATATTCTGCCAGGTCTCAATTTCCAAATGTGTGCAGTAAAAGTTTAATACTTGCAAAGTGGACCATGTTGTTCCTGCCTTGCACTTTGATTGAAGAACTATTTGTCTGGGGACTTGCCTGAATAGGAAAAAAGTGCAATTTCTCTGTGGAAATGAAACAGCAGGGAGAGTGAAATGATGGCATCTAACTTTGGACTGATGAAGATGCCTATCAGTGACACATGTGACAAGTTTCCAAAATGACTTGTAGCTTCGGAACAGATAAGGGTAGAAATGGCGGTATGAAATTTCTGCAGATAATTCAGAGAAAAGTTGCCATGCTATCTCCATGATCTCCCTGACATTCAGCAATGGCAGTTTAAAAGTTCAGGATGGCAGCCTTGTCATACAGTCTGACTTTACAGTTTGGTGACAATTCAGTTACAGCCAGATTGAGAAACAGCTTGTGCTAGCGACAGTAGTTTACGCTCAAATTTCCAGATTGATGATCACAACACTTGTACAAGAGTAAACAATGCTCAGTACAGCGCTCGTTTGATGTAATCTGACATAACAGCCCAACAATAAACACTATCTTaggttcagtttttgttgaagttTTGAGTGCTCACTAAATGTTACGAGTCTGTACATTATGAAAGTGTCAGGCACTTGATGGCATAAtagtaaaagaaataaaatgctgtCAATGCCATCAGATTTATGGAGCAGAAAGTATCAGAAAAATCTTACAATACAGTCCAATATGAAAATACCTTAAGTTACAGTAGACCTGAATAAAAACCTGATGCATGGCCTACCAGAATTAAAATAATGTCTTTCCCAAAGGTAGTAATAATTAGTGCGTAGTGGATTTTATTAGACTGGACAGAAGTTTCTACTTTTCTAGTCACTCTGGGTACCTGACTCATGTAGGTGCAAAAGGCAATAGTAAATATGTAACCCATTAACTGtaacatatttattttagaaatgtCAATGAGGTTTCTCAGTTTCTCAGAGTTAGTAGGCAACTTGAACTGCTGTTTTAATCTTGAGGACATTTTCCCACTGCCTTGTTGTGTCAATCTTATTTCAAATATGTGTCAAGTTACAAagttaacaaacacacacacacacacacacacacacacacacacacacacacacacacacactctttcactcTTAAGATTTAACTCACTTTTCTCCCTGAAGCTTGTTGGTTTTTACTATGAGGTCTTGAGTTTGGTCCTTTGCAGCCTGTTGAAGAAAAGTTACTGCTTTTATAAATATGACTTGCAAACATATTAATAATATGTCAAGTCTACACTAATATATTCCCCACTGTTGTTGTGAATACTCAGTTTAACTACATTAAATAATTACATGTACAGGAGATTTTTCAAACAGCATATACAGATTATTGCTGTACCTTTAATCTGTTGGTCATTTCTTCACAACATGTGCTCATGGCCTGGACATCCTCGTGAACACTTTCAAGCTCCTGTGGGGGACGTGAAGTCACAGTTAAAGCAGCACTGAGGCAGATCTGGAGAGGCACCTCTGTGTATTAAAGATGCTCATGACAGTATTTGAAATAGTTATGATACAGTGTGTTGCCTTAATGCTGCAAACAAATGTTGAGAAGTAGGATGCTTGAATCACAGATTTTTCACTACAGTCTTTGTTACTGCAATTTGATTTTGCAGGAATCCTACACACACCACCCTGAAAACTTACACTAGTGCGGatcaaagcatttttaaaagttgtaTCTCGTTCCCCACAATTAAATATGCCCTTTTACTAGATGAGTTCTGCCTCTGGCAACTGTAAaacttttaatttctctttttcttttttaacaagAAACCGCATCTTTTAAAGTTACAAAGATCGTTCACCATTCTGTGCTCTTTTGCACAATATAGATAGAAATTTAAAGGTGAACCTGCTTAACAGTCTCTGTAAACGTTTCCTCATCCCAGAATCACTGCCATATATTTTGCCAAAGTCTGTTCTGCCTCAATGATatggttgatttttttaaatcatccaTAGTAGATTGCATTTCTGTCAATGCTGTATCTTACCTCCTTTACTTCTTTAAATATTCGTGCGAACTCCTCATTGATGGCCAGACTTCGTCTCTCTATGTCACCCCGAAGATTTCTCCTGGTGCGCAAACTGTTTTCCGTGAAGAACACGGACAGAGCCTGAAGAGCCTCCAGCATCTCctgaaagcacaaaaaataacattataatgTTAATGACAGTCTTTTAATAGCCTTCGTGTCTCACTTGCAGAACACGCAGGGTAAACTTCCAGGTGGTGCTACAAATAAGACTCGAAAACATGAGTCAACGCAACACTCACTTAAGGACTATAGCAACATGCTAATtgttaaatacattaatatttatgttgacgttgttacagtttttttccctccagctgAAACGCGGCTAGCTTGGAGATTTAGCtacagttagctagctagcaggaAGCTAACGTCTTCCAACATACCTTGTCATTGTCAAGCCTCGTTTCCAGTATTTTGTTTAGCTTCCTTGACAGCGGGTTATTGGGTTGAGAAGACGCATTTGGATTCTGGATTACAGCGGAGCTGTCACCAGAAAGTTCTACTTTAATATCAGCCATCGTAGACGAACACCTCCACGTCAACTTTTCTGAATTATGTTTTGGTCCGTCTGAAATCAACGTCCGGCCGGCGCGTATATTACTGAGGGGGGACGATACAAGGTTCCACTACGgagttatttatttctgctcaagtaatttgttattttttgttcgATGGGGATGGTCTACCgaagactgatgatgatgatttcacacaaatataATAATTGCTCACTGTTTAGGCTGCTCATTCCTTCAACCAACTGGAAAGCCATTAGGCAAAACATTGAAATTGTGTTGTTCCAGTGAGTTCCTCCGAGTTCTGTGAACAACACGTCCTAAAACATGTTAATGGGTTTACAGGTCATATGCTTCATGCAGAGCTCGAGTTGGCTCAAGTGGCTCATTTTATTCCAGTTTACTGGTCTGGCATATGTCTCAGATTAACTTTTAAAAGATAATAGAGACAAATAATATAAAGAGATCTCCAAATTACAGCTCTACTGCTAATTtcctctatctttctctctgttcaccTATGTATATCCAGTCTAGGGTCTTCACACAGTCACAAGAAAATATAAGAACGATGCTGCGTTCAAGTGCTGTTGAAAAGTCtacttttaattaattccaGCCGTAAATAATGTGTCTTGGAAATTCATCAATTGAATTGAGATTAAAACAGTACGTAGTAAGTTGCAATTTACTATCAAAATTCATgacttcatctgtttttattatatacattttgaatatttaaatgaccTGTTTCTAAATAATTGGACCAAACTATTTTCATGTCATCCTTTTGTTCTATAGTCATGGGAATACTCTCAAACACCTATCTAAGCatgactgaaaaacagaaaccGACCTGACCGTGCATGTGCATGGAAAAATCAGaaactgatattttaaaaagtaaataaaaaaaaactcacaaataaaCTTTCAAAGATAGTCAATAGTTTTATAGACATTTTTGACCCAAAACTcaatttttaaaggtttttggGTCATTCGGCTAAAGTTTGTGAAGggtaataacaataacaacttGTGTAATTAACACTCTAACACACAGCTGATAAGTCCATCCATTTTGTTATACTCTGGGCTTTATATTGGGCTTTGTACAGGTAggctaaatgtaaatgttaatacaTTGGGTTATGCATAGTGTTAAGCATCATgatatttttgattttcttttagtCCATTAAAACATTTGATTGTGCTGCTTAAAACCAacaaattctaacaaaaaatgttCCTTTAATCGTATTTACTTTATGGCTGTAAAAACATTGAATCCAAAGGATAACAGATTATTTCCAATACTGTCTCAAGAAAACAGATGCCATACAataaaaattgagaaaaaagtCTTTAAACCCAAAATTAGATCAGCACAAACTAACcctcaaaacaaatatttgtatgaaaatgttaaaccacaacaataacaaacatttagtcattcaaaaaaacaaatcacagaaaaacacttaacatcctgtcaacttgtgcCACATAATAGACCTGACTTGATCTCTAAAAGTGAAGACTGTGGTGACTGAAGTGATGACTCTCAATGTTTACCATCATGCTGATACTATACCACACCAATAATTTCATCACTTTTAATGTCCCTCACTTTCATCGCCACAGCAACTCAATTGAGGTTTCCTAGAATCAGGATTGTTACATCCGGAACAACTTTAGCATTTTCCGAGGCATCAGTGAACGCATCGGGAGCATGAAGGGAATGATAGTAGCGGTGAGTCCAGCCCCTGGGTGGGGATTTGTGTGATTGATGGTCACCTCCCGAGAGTGTTTCATGGACTCGCCCCctctccgcctctctctctctctctctctctctctctctctctctctctctctctctctctctctctctctctcttgctctctctctctctgagagcAGGAATGTGGAAACGGGAGTCCAGTCAGGCAGCGCCGCATGTCTCTGCACCGCACGGTAGTGAATAATTGATCATCGCCTCGGTTAAATGCATtgatgaggaggaagtgatTAGTGAGGGGATTCTGCGGTCACTTTTTGGATTTACACTCTCAGGTCGAACgcatttcttctctgtttctcttcgACTGGAGAAAAGTTTGCTCGGAGACCCAACATAGCTGGAGTCCGCAGATGGAAATAACCTCTCAGTGTACTACACCGAGCGCACCTCATTCCGGGGCTCCCCCAACATGTaagctttcttctttttcattttctttagcAGTGTTTACGTTGTTCACATTCCGACAGCCGGAGCACTGCGATCATACGACGTGTTCCTTGAGGTCACCCCTAACGAAAAGCCACTGTGTGTTCCTGTAGTGATTGTTTCTGCAGGGACTTGTCGTGTGTTTCCTGGACTAAATGTCCAGTTTAGTGGTACTTCATGGGTATTCCATCATAGTCTCATAACATGTCATAGACTGTATTGTTTGCAGTTGTGCTGTGGTCGTTTTAAAGTTCATTATATGGGTGATATTGCTGGTTTGTTGAAGGGTTAAAACTGCTGTCCACATTATACAAAATTCTCAGCAGCTATACTTCATAATACCAGTCCCAATAATAGGCTGCCTATACAGGATAAACTGGTGTTACTCTGCATATGcactgctgcctgtgtgtgagtgtttaacCCAATaactaagacattttttaaaatttcttaaCATTTCTATATGATTGAtaataaagagaagaaataagTAAGATGGAGATAATCATTGCCAGTCGGTTTATCAAACTTGAGCTGATTATTGATTGGCTTTAGTTTGATAATGTTTACCATTATGTATTAATGAAATCATAATTGTATTGAATCAATATTGAGTAATCTGTTATTGAACCACGTCCAGTTTTATTTGTCTATATATCTGCTGATTCCATCTTTTAAGTCCgcacagaaaaacagatctAACTAATCAATCAAGTATCAGCCATGCCTGACTGATCATGTTATTATGGAAGCTCTGTTAATGAGTGAGACTCTCTTCCTTGGATACTTTCATATCTGTGATTCTTGTTGTTGAGTTGTTGTGTTCATGCTGCATTTTCTAATGATGGGCGACATGTTTCTGGTTTCCAACTGTGATTTTTCACATTATTCCAAAAGCCAACAACTTGTTCCTGCATGTGATTTTTCTGCCAGTGCTCAGTCTGgatgtttctcttcctcctgacAGGGACCCGGAGTCACTGAGAAGGTGAAGACTGCTTGTGTTAAATGCTCACTGCAAGGCTTCCCACAACACAGTGACTGCTCATATAACTGCTGTTAGTTCAGGGACTGTGTGAACCGTTCGCAGACTGTTTACCATGGCGTCTAGTCTGACATGCACGGGTGTTATCTGGGCCCTGCTGTCCCTGCTGTGTGCTGCAGCCTCCTGCGTTGGCTTCTTCATGCCCTACTGGCTGCTGGGGACACAGATGGACAAGCCCGTGTCCTTTGGCACGTTCAGGCGGTGCTCCTACCCTGTGAGGGATGAAGAGAGGCAGGCCACGGTGATGCTGGAGCAGTGTGGGCGCTACGCCTCCTTCAACGGCATCCCAAGTCTGGAGTGGAGGATCTGCACGGTGGTGACGGGCGTGGGATGCGGCCTCCTCCTGCTGGTGGCGCTCACCGCTCTCATGGGCTGCTGCATCTCTGACCTCATCTCACGTACTATTGGTCGTGTGGCCGGTGGCATCCAGTTCGTAGGAGGTAAGATTAcgtttttctcttcttctgtgtatGTTGGTGTATCAGTCTTGACACTGCCTCCACAGTGTGGTTAGTGGGTAGTTTTCATCTGACTGGGGGAGTACAGTACAGATGCTCTGATTACAGTCATGATGAGATCTGGGACTGTGAAGGTTTTAACAGTCAGATCACATACTGCTTATGCTTCACTTTGCATTTAAAGACTACAGATTCTCTCTAAGCTAAGATATAGATGTTTGCATAGATTTGGGAGGTTTTAATGGCTGTAATTAACTTCTCATCAAATTTATTTGGTACTCTTCAACATAAAGTGttattcatgaaaacaaaatcacattagCGAGGAAACAAGGAGACATAGAAATCCTGATAGTCTTGATAGATTCTACCTCTGGCCAACTTTTCTGCTGTCAGCCCAGAAAAGCCATCATTTCCTCAGATACCCGGGCtccacaggaaatgaaaagtctTCCAGTAAGACATTGGTCATCTTACTCACCTGATGATGTTGGAtcagtttacatttttttcctgtaacTCAGGACCACAGTTTAAAGCGGCACTCACAGTGCTACATGCTACAAAACGTGCTACATTTACAAACTGAATTGTTGATTTCACATCAAGTGTGCTGGTATTCTGAGAACGGCTTTTCTTCacttaaagctaaaaaaaaaaaacatagaggGGGTGACATATAGTGGAACATCTGAAAAACTCTTCAGAGCAGTGCCTCAGAGTTTCTTAATACCCTCCTGCATTTCAGTCTGTGAGACCCAATCTTCTGTGCAGCAGACTTTTGGCACGAGTTCATatcttttgttttgagtttgacTGATAAAATGATGGAAAATTGAGGTTCAT
The Seriola aureovittata isolate HTS-2021-v1 ecotype China chromosome 4, ASM2101889v1, whole genome shotgun sequence genome window above contains:
- the LOC130168087 gene encoding LHFPL tetraspan subfamily member 6 protein yields the protein MASSLTCTGVIWALLSLLCAAASCVGFFMPYWLLGTQMDKPVSFGTFRRCSYPVRDEERQATVMLEQCGRYASFNGIPSLEWRICTVVTGVGCGLLLLVALTALMGCCISDLISRTIGRVAGGIQFVGGLLIGSGCALYPLGWDSEEVQQTCNNSSDQFQLGSCQIGWAYYCTGAGAAAAMLLCTWLSCFAGKKQKQYPY